A region from the Thermanaeromonas toyohensis ToBE genome encodes:
- a CDS encoding site-specific tyrosine recombinase — translation MIGREFQRALEDFASYLIAEKNVAPRTLIAYLTDLKQFAVYVQSILGPGTRPEEVDRTLIRRFLGWLNVLQEKKSSIARKLVALRVFYRYLLREGRVEINPVELVRSPRQEKRLPKYLPYNEIVKILEAPPPTPLGLRDRALWETLYASGLRVGELVSLNLEDVDLIRGEIRVKGKGQRERLAPLGKIAIAALKDYLARGRPVLAARGNQKEKALFLNHRGRRLTSRGVRERLDYYVKRMAVTADVSPHTLRHCFATHMLERGADLRVVQELLGHARLSSTQVYTHVTPEHLRQIYQKAHPRAREVTRKETGETRLYIEQE, via the coding sequence TTGATCGGCCGTGAGTTTCAACGAGCGCTGGAGGATTTTGCTTCCTATCTAATAGCAGAAAAGAACGTGGCCCCTAGGACACTTATAGCTTACCTAACAGATTTGAAGCAGTTTGCGGTTTATGTACAAAGTATCTTAGGACCCGGTACACGACCAGAAGAAGTAGATCGCACCTTGATACGGCGTTTCTTGGGCTGGCTTAATGTATTGCAGGAAAAGAAGAGTAGCATAGCCCGAAAGCTAGTGGCCTTGCGGGTATTTTATCGTTATCTTTTGCGCGAAGGCCGGGTAGAGATTAATCCAGTAGAGCTTGTACGGTCTCCCCGACAAGAAAAAAGGTTGCCCAAGTATCTTCCCTATAATGAAATAGTAAAGATCCTCGAGGCCCCCCCTCCCACCCCCTTGGGATTAAGGGATCGGGCTTTGTGGGAAACCCTTTATGCTTCGGGGCTGAGGGTAGGAGAGCTAGTAAGCCTTAATCTAGAGGACGTAGATTTAATACGGGGGGAGATAAGGGTAAAGGGTAAAGGGCAACGTGAACGCTTAGCACCCCTCGGAAAGATAGCCATAGCAGCCCTTAAAGATTATTTGGCGCGGGGGAGGCCGGTATTAGCCGCTAGAGGAAACCAAAAGGAAAAGGCGCTTTTCTTAAACCACCGGGGGCGCCGGTTGACCAGTCGTGGAGTCCGGGAACGCCTGGACTATTACGTTAAAAGGATGGCAGTAACCGCAGATGTTTCACCCCATACCTTAAGGCATTGTTTTGCTACCCATATGTTGGAGAGGGGAGCTGACTTGCGTGTTGTGCAGGAATTGCTGGGTCATGCCCGTTTAAGTAGCACTCAAGTGTATACTCATGTTACCCCAGAGCACTTACGCCAAATATACCAAAAGGCACATCCTAGGGCACGGGAGGTTACCAGAAAAGAAACAGGGGAAACAAGGCTATATATTGAGCAGGAATAG
- the hslV gene encoding ATP-dependent protease subunit HslV yields the protein MQAKKVYSTTVIAVKRGDKVAIASDGQVTLGNTVLKHQARKVRRLYQGQVLAGFAGSVADAFTLFEKFEAKLEEYKGNLQRAAVELGKEWRTDRLLRRLEALLVVADRERLLLISGSGEIIEPDDGVVAIGSGGPYALAAARALIKHTNLGAADIAREALKIAASICIYTNENIVIEEL from the coding sequence ATGCAGGCTAAAAAAGTGTATAGTACCACTGTCATTGCTGTGAAAAGAGGCGATAAAGTAGCCATAGCAAGTGACGGACAGGTTACCTTGGGTAATACAGTGCTTAAACACCAGGCGCGTAAAGTCCGCCGCCTCTATCAAGGGCAAGTCCTTGCCGGGTTTGCAGGTAGCGTAGCTGACGCCTTTACCCTTTTTGAAAAATTTGAAGCCAAGTTAGAGGAATACAAAGGGAACCTCCAACGTGCTGCTGTAGAGCTAGGGAAAGAGTGGCGTACAGATCGGTTGCTTAGACGTTTGGAGGCCTTATTAGTGGTAGCGGACCGGGAAAGGTTACTTCTTATCTCTGGTAGTGGGGAGATTATAGAGCCGGATGATGGTGTAGTAGCTATAGGTTCAGGAGGTCCTTATGCCCTGGCTGCAGCTCGAGCCTTGATAAAACATACAAACCTAGGCGCAGCGGACATTGCCAGGGAAGCTCTAAAAATAGCAGCTTCTATCTGTATCTATACCAATGAAAATATTGTTATCGAAGAGCTATAA